The Sulfurospirillum diekertiae genomic sequence GGAAAACACCTTCGATATCTGCGACAAAATCGATCTGTGCCGTTTCCCCTGGTTCGACGGAGACATGAATATCGTGATGATCAATCGTAAAACCGTGCGTTTCGTCTTCTGCACGTTCGACATTCGTAATATACATCGTTACTTTGTCCCCTTTATTGACGGTAATATGCTCTGGATTGATATGTGAACGCACCATCGTCGCATAAATATAAACATGATCTCCTTTTCGAACAATACGTTCTTCTCCCGCAAGCGTTTTACCTATATGCGGCTGACCCGTTTTCGGGTTTGTTCCCATAGGATATCTGACTTCGGGGTGTATTTTACTTGCGCGAATGGATGCAGCCTGATGAGGCTCGCCTAAAGGTATCGGTAAGTCGTATAACAGTTCCATCTTTTTTTCGCCAATATCAATGAGTTGATTATTTTGTGGATGCAATGGTCCGACAGGTAAAAATCTATCAATAGCTAATTTATTCAAAGCGATAAGATATTTCCCTTGAGGATCGGCAGATTTACCTTCCATCGCTTCAAGATGGCCAACATTATAGTGAATATTAACTCTGTCAAGTAGCTTCAAATTTTTATAGTCCCATTTTACAATTTGAGAATCTACATACAAAGAGCTGTAAACAATCCCATCCTCTTTTCCAAAGCTATTATGTAGATGTCCAAGTCCCAATTCAAGTTGACCATGCAATGATTTTTTTAAATCGAGGATTGGTATACCATAAGAATCCTTGCCGATAAACTCTTTATTCTCTATTTGTTTAATGATTTTTTTAAAGTCATAGACAGAGGCATGTGTATCTAGCTTTCCAGAAACGATAATATATTGACCGTCAGGATTCACGTCAACTCCATGCGGAGATTTATTTTCCGGAATCAAAAAAAGTGCATTATTTTTAACTGCCACATCAATAGGAATTACTTTGTGATTATTAATGATTTTTACATTTTTTGCATCTTTTGCAAGCTCAGCTAATTTTTTCCAATTGTAAACATGTAAATAATCTGTATCGCTACGACTGCATCCCGCTTCGAAGGGAGGGAGCCCTTTTTCAATTCCTCCCGTATAAAGTTCGGAATTAAAAGAATTAGTAAATCCCCATCCATCTGAGATACCTTTTCCAGCATCTGTCAAATCTTGCATATAAGGAGGAAGTTCTAACGTAAAAGATTCTTCTGGCAAAATTCTTCCTTTTTCTTTGTCAAATTTCCAAAAAGTTACTCCCCCTCTATAAGTATCTTGGTAAGCTTCCATAGGATAATAATCGTTTGTTAAAGGTGCAGCATATTGACATGATTCAAGAATATAATCAGTATTTGGCGTCACAAAAGCGCCGCCATGATCTGATTTAAAAAGAGGGTTCACAACGATTTGAGAAGTTTCAAAATATTTTAAATTAATAACGGCAATTCTAGCATTCGCTTTATCATTAATAAAAAGGTATTTCCCATCATAGATACCATTCGTTTCAGAAAGTGCAGGATGATGCGTGTCTCCCCAATTAATTTCTCGACCTCTTACATTGCCTTCTCTTAAAATTTCTTTTGAATCTGTATCAAAACCATATCCTTGCCACGGTTCAGGGGTAAAAACGCTGATATATTTCAATATCCGCATAGAGGGGACACCGTAAACTAATACTTGCCCTGATTGTCCGCCACTGGCAAACACATAATATTCATCATGTTTACCGCTAGGTTGATAGACTTTTAATGCAGCAATAGCGTCTTGCTCAGTGAGTCCGCGCTGTTGCATAATATCTTGAAATTTTGATTGAGCATACATGGATTGCACAGAAAACGTCAATCCTAGTATTATGCTATAGATAATCAATAAATATTTTTTCATTTTTTTCTCCTATTGATATCGCTTATTGAGCTCCAAATCTACTAATCTCGTCAATAACGTTTTTGAACCTCTTCTTCCGACATATGTTCCAGAATTTCACTGTGCATTTCTTCTTGTTGTTGTTTATATTCTAGTAATTTTTTGATACATTCCTTCTTTTTTTTAAGCCTATCAATTTCGTTCCCATAGCTCCTTCTCCATTTACGCCATGGCATGGAGCACAATTGCTTTTATAGAGTTGACTGACTTTAAATTTACCTACAGATCCTGCTCG encodes the following:
- a CDS encoding c-type cytochrome, which gives rise to MQTKRWKKKREREAERQKQALKVKALEERAGSVGKFKVSQLYKSNCAPCHGVNGEGAMGTKLIGLKKRRNVSKNY
- the nosZ gene encoding Sec-dependent nitrous-oxide reductase; this encodes MKKYLLIIYSIILGLTFSVQSMYAQSKFQDIMQQRGLTEQDAIAALKVYQPSGKHDEYYVFASGGQSGQVLVYGVPSMRILKYISVFTPEPWQGYGFDTDSKEILREGNVRGREINWGDTHHPALSETNGIYDGKYLFINDKANARIAVINLKYFETSQIVVNPLFKSDHGGAFVTPNTDYILESCQYAAPLTNDYYPMEAYQDTYRGGVTFWKFDKEKGRILPEESFTLELPPYMQDLTDAGKGISDGWGFTNSFNSELYTGGIEKGLPPFEAGCSRSDTDYLHVYNWKKLAELAKDAKNVKIINNHKVIPIDVAVKNNALFLIPENKSPHGVDVNPDGQYIIVSGKLDTHASVYDFKKIIKQIENKEFIGKDSYGIPILDLKKSLHGQLELGLGHLHNSFGKEDGIVYSSLYVDSQIVKWDYKNLKLLDRVNIHYNVGHLEAMEGKSADPQGKYLIALNKLAIDRFLPVGPLHPQNNQLIDIGEKKMELLYDLPIPLGEPHQAASIRASKIHPEVRYPMGTNPKTGQPHIGKTLAGEERIVRKGDHVYIYATMVRSHINPEHITVNKGDKVTMYITNVERAEDETHGFTIDHHDIHVSVEPGETAQIDFVADIEGVFPYYCTEFCSALHLEMMGYFLVKDPKKDYDWSQKSKIKNLSPSELQEEYKKITANNEASKNVVDDLFTFLKENQASKYPTVNNLVEDAKDQYAKILPEKEKAFKAYNENNLENAILFENMAWQYIIKTADSAIRAKDLLASVLASPKSEAVKRGEGAFKEGGCSGCHVIGRVSSGPDLTGVLKRHKNAEQWIVEYVKNPESKFQEPYMKKLIEFFNLKMPNQNMNDQEITDIIEYFKWVDKNADFF